One window from the genome of Hydra vulgaris chromosome 02, alternate assembly HydraT2T_AEP encodes:
- the LOC136076070 gene encoding uncharacterized protein LOC136076070 yields the protein MKVNCAVIGCTNSSYKLEKLKDKTCFQHEGKILSESGCEAPFRMYCFPSFKRNSIKKEQWISQLRREGNKKGSAWKPGTADRVCSDHFVDKIPTVMNPNPTINMEFSSLSFNADVLSPILSDHTYSLSLPQLNYCTSCEYKSSLITSYVSKVNSLTNQLKKSKIKQTVKLKQKFSWRLVNNDKRMNFYTGISSIAIFNVIFGLLKPFLPSIRYWRGPKHSRSKVKQLKSISKCKLLSHKEEFLMTLMRLRLGLLNEDIADRFDISKALCFNIFTTFIRIIAYILGNAIIVWLPSESLYNQAVTWSDYKHHNTVKVLIGIAPNGYITFLSKCYGGRASDKFITSDSGFYNLLERGDEVMADRGFQIREELLFCYCSLSVPPGARVKSQMTATECKKTTDVANLRIHIERAINRIKTFRSLKNVLPISMLHHMDDIILSCAALCNLKPALIKK from the exons atgAAAGTTAACTGTGCTGTTATAGGATGTACCAATAGTTCCTATAAGCTAGAAAAGTTGAAAGATAAAACGTGTTTTCAACACGAAGGGAAGATACTCTCCGAGAGTGGATGTGAGGCACCATTTCGAATGTATTGTTTCcctagttttaaaagaaatagcataaaaaaagaacaatggATTAGTCAGCTTAGACGAGaaggaaataaaaaaggaaGTGCATGGAAACCAGGAACTGCAGATAGAGTATGCTCTGAtcattttgttgataaaattccAACTGTTATGAACCCTAATCCAACAATAAATATGG AGTTTTCAAGTCTTAGTTTTAATGCTGATGTTTTATCACCTATATTATCAGACCATACGTATTCATTGAGCTTACCACAACTTAACTATTGTACTTCATGTGAATACAAATCTTCACTTATCACCTCTTATGTTAGTAAGGTAAATAGCCTtactaatcaattaaaaaagtcaaaaataaaacaaacagtCAAGCTTAAACAAAAATTCTCTTGGAGATTAGTTAACAATGATAAAAGAATGAACTTTTATACTGGTATATCTTCGATTgctatttttaatgttatttttggtttgttaaaaccatttttacccTCCATTCGTTATTGGAGAGGCCCAAAACATTCACGTAGCAAAGTTAAACAACTAAAATCTATATCTAAATGTAAACTGTTATCACACAAAGAAGAATTTTTAATGACACTTATGAGGTTGCGCTTAGGTTTATTAAATGAAGATATTGCTGATCGTTTTGACATTTCAAAAGCTttgtgttttaatatatttaccacttttattagaattattGCTTATATTCTCGGAAATGCTATTATTGTTTGGCTCCCAAgtgaa TCCCTTTACAACCAAGCAGTGACTTGGTCTGATTACAAGCACCACAACACTGTCAAGGTATTAATTGGTATAGCACCAAATGGGTACATAACGTTTCTATCTAAATGTTACGGTGGAAGAGCATcagataaatttattacaagtgACAGTGGTTTTTACAATCTGTTGGAAAGAGGCGACGAGGTGATGGCAGACAGAGGATTTCAAATAAGAGAAGAACTATTATTCTGTTATTGCAGTTTATCAGTTCCACCAGGTGCAAGAGTAAAGAGTCAAATGACTGCAACTGAATGCAAGAAGACTACTGATGTTGCGAACTTAAGAATTCACATTGAAAGGGCCATAAACcgaataaaaacttttcgaagcttaaaaaatgtattacccATTTCTATGCTTCATCATAtggatgatattattttatcgtGTGCAGCTTTATGCAATTTAAAGcctgctttaataaaaaaataa
- the LOC136076954 gene encoding uncharacterized protein LOC136076954, with protein sequence MSYNYFETLSKEAAERYQRKINILGLSKCPYKFTADSWSEDPSQWPSLSYHKLYHYLIKTPRIYSPEAMENYKALEAWKFFQDGWVQTIVHLKVSQDITILKCEVRPSYRTTSPNHKPWVALDSLGNVLTAHCDCMAGLGETCSHVAAMLYKIEAAVRIGMTSSTPTDLPCQWNQNFTKNIVGSPVSQINLYTDAAKEKLSKKRMRKMPISPTPQEKNGFLSEIQSVQPKTDALHLFKDFDKEFIQMESVFIPKLPTSLRQFFNENYKSFDNEQLISYFDEKKKQISLTSDVIVYVEEATRNQVLCDSWFRVRVGRITGSTLHQVFHARIEMPPVSLILKICAEKIIQIKNPAINWGRINEINALTLYKQIHSDSNAISNSKPLSDIFIHQNLRVERIGLCIDFEKPWYAASPDGAVCCTCCGPRVLEIKCSFSLKDKSLKEVIVKDAFCVGVNMNGNYFLKQEHQYFFQVQLEMRVTGVSYCDFMVWTPSEFVVLRIEPDTSFIENVLIKCDIFWNTFILRELVTREIESERKLLPSTSNNPINKDILFCICKSKSFQSDDTMVGCDSCDNWFHLKCLSLKSPPKSTVWYCSDCKYKKKILNTKKPFIQ encoded by the exons aTGTCCTACAATTACTttgaaactttatcaaaagaaGCAGCAGAAAGATATCAgcgaaaaataaatattttag GATTAAGTAAATGTCCATACAAGTTTACAGCAGATTCTTGGAGTGAAGATCCAAGTCAGTGGCCTTCTTTGAGCTATCACAAACTTTATCACTACCTGATTAAAACTCCAC gtATCTATTCTCCAGAAGCAATGGAAAACTATAAGGCATTAGAGGCTTGGAAATTCTTTCAAGATGGCTGGGTTCAAACTATTGTTCATTTGAAAGTATCTCAGGATATTACTATTTTGAAATGTGAGGTTCGACCTTCATATAGGACCACATCTCCTAACCATAAACCTTGGGTTGCTCTTGACTCTCTTGGTAATGTTTTAACTGCTCACTGTGACTGTATGGCTGG tcttgGCGAAACATGCTCACATGTTGCTGCAATGCTATATAAAATTGAAGCCGCTGTTCGTATTGGAATGACATCGAGCACACCAACTGACTTGCCTTGTCAATGgaatcaaaattttacaaaaaatattgttggcTCCCCAGTTTCTCAAATCAACTTATACACTGATGCTGCAAAAGAAAAGCTTTCTAAAAAGAGAATGAGAAAAATGCCTATTTCTCCAACACCTCaagaaaaaaatggttttttatcagaaatacAATCAGTGCAGCCCAAAACGGATGCTCTTCAtttgtttaaagattttgataaagAATTTATTCAAATGGAATCTGTTTTCATACCAAAATTACCAACATCtttaagacaattttttaatgaaaattataaatcatttgaTAATGAGCAACTGATATCTTATTttgatgagaaaaaaaaacaaataagtttgaCTTCTGACGTTATAGTTTATGTTGAAGAAGCAACACGGAATCAAGTGCTATGTGATTCTTGGTTTAGAGTAAGAGTTGGTCGAATAACTGGCTCCACTTTGCATCAAGTTTTTCATGCTAGAATTGAAATGCCACctgtttcattaattttaaagatttgtgcAGAAAAAATTATACAGATTAAAAATCCTGCAATAAATTGGGGaagaataaatgaaataaatgcaTTGACTTTATATAAACAGATTCATTCTGACTCAAATGCAATAAGTAATTCAAAACCACTGtcagatatttttattcatcaaaATTTGAGAGTTGAAAGAATAGGACTTTGTATTGACTTTGAAAAACCATGGTATGCAGCATCTCCTGATGGTGCTGTTTGTTGTACTTGTTGTGGACCTAgagttttagaaattaaatgttcttttagtttaaaagacAAGTCATTAAAAGAGGTCATAGTTAAAGATGCTTTTTGTGTTGGTGTAAACATGAATGGaaactactttttaaaacaagaacaCCAATATTTTTTCCAGGTTCAACTTGAAATGAGAGTTACTGGAGTCAGTTACTGTGACTTCATGGTGTGGACACCCAGTGAATTTGTTGTATTGCGCATTGAGCCTGACACCTCTTTCATTGAGAATGTATTAATTAAGTGTGATATTTTTtggaatacttttattttgagaGAGTTAGTAACAAGAGAAATAGAATCAGAAAGAAAATTACTCCCCTCTACATCAAATAAtcctataaataaagatatacttttttgtatttgtaaatctaaaagttttcaaagtgaTGATACAATGGTTGGTTGTGATTCATGCGATAACTGGTTTCATCTTAAATGTTTATCTTTGAAATCACCACCTAAATCTACTGTATGGTATTGCAGTGActgcaaatacaaaaaaaagatcctaaacacaaaaaaa ccTTTTATACAATAA